From one Mobula birostris isolate sMobBir1 chromosome 18, sMobBir1.hap1, whole genome shotgun sequence genomic stretch:
- the LOC140211969 gene encoding hydroxylysine kinase-like isoform X1: MCREREEAESSEYRELGTRTSEVVISGIFPVRKASEMSNSEKAILVKPSLNETQVVELVGQLYGLKVSEVQPMPSYDDQNFHIQVAETQASGDHRRSYVLKVLNATDSQDVDLVEVQTRVMMFLKQKGFPAPTPIPTTDGRIMSLETINSGQECKTHMVRLLTYLPGIPLQQIPADPPILYKVGQALAQINKVLKEFQHPKLKSLQRDSFDWKLTNIHQLNKYLYTLKDSERKIVEQIIQQILEKVLPNIKNFHESINHGDFSHTNVLVQPRHSSADRSNPGHLQQELDISGILDFSDMNCGYCVCDLAICIMYMMLDNNDPMHVGGHILAGFESEITLSPQERDALYLLVLGRFAQSLVIGRYVVQFYPDNEEYLMTTSKTGWMLLHQLWELSEEAVQKVWFETADSYLSP, translated from the exons ATGTCCAACTCAGAGAAAGCCATTCTAGTCAAGCCCTCACTAAATGAGACCCAGGTGGTGGAGCTGGTAGGACAGTTGTATGGTCTGAAAGTCTCAGAGGTCCAACCAATGCCCAGCTACGATGACCAGAACTTTCACATTCAGGTAGCTGAGACCCAAGCAAGCGGGGATCACAGAAGGAGCTATGTCCTCAAAGTCCTGAACGCCACCGACAGCCAGGATGTAGATTTGGTGGAAGTACAAACACGAGTCATGATGTTCTTGAAGCAGAAAGGTTTTCCTGCCCCCACACCCATCCCAACCACTGATGGCAGGATTATGTCGCTGGAGACGATTA ATTCTGGTCAAGAATGTAAGACCCATATGGTCCGCTTGCTGACCTATTTACCGGGAATTCCGCTGCAGCAGATCCCTGCAGACCCACCGATCTTGTACAAGGTTGGGCAAGCTCTCGCTCAGATTAATAAGGTTCTCAAA GAATTCCAGCATCCCAAACTGAAGAGTCTACAGAGAGATTCCTTCGACTGGAAACTTACAAACATTCACCAGCTGAACAAGTACCTATACACACTGAAGGACAGTGAGCGCAAAATTGTGGAGCAAATTATTCAGCAAATTCTAGAGAAGGTGCTTCCAAATATCAAGAACTTTCATGAAA GCATCAATCATGGAGACTTCAGTCACACCAACGTTCTCGTGCAGCCTCGTCATTCATCAGCCGATCGCTCCAACCCAGGTCACCTGCAACAGGAGTTGGACATCTCTGGCATTCTTGACTTCAGTGACATGAACTGTGGTTACTGTGTGTGTGACCTGGCCATATGCATAATGTACATGATGCTGGACAACAACGATCCCATGCATGTGGGGGGCCATATTCTCGCGGGCTTTGAAAGTGAGATAACTTTATCTCCCCAGGAGAGGGATGCCTTGTATTTGCTGGTTCTTGGCAGGTTTGCTCAGTCGCTGGTTATAGGGAGATACGTGGTCCAGTTTTACCCAGACAATGAGGAATACCTTATGACCACATCAAAAACTGGTTGGATGCTTTTGCATCAACTCTGGGAATTGAGTGAAGAAGCAGTGCAGAAAGTTTGGTTTGAGACGGCTGACTCCTACCTCAGTCCATGA
- the LOC140211969 gene encoding hydroxylysine kinase-like isoform X2, with protein MSNSEKAILVKPSLNETQVVELVGQLYGLKVSEVQPMPSYDDQNFHIQVAETQASGDHRRSYVLKVLNATDSQDVDLVEVQTRVMMFLKQKGFPAPTPIPTTDGRIMSLETINSGQECKTHMVRLLTYLPGIPLQQIPADPPILYKVGQALAQINKVLKEFQHPKLKSLQRDSFDWKLTNIHQLNKYLYTLKDSERKIVEQIIQQILEKVLPNIKNFHESINHGDFSHTNVLVQPRHSSADRSNPGHLQQELDISGILDFSDMNCGYCVCDLAICIMYMMLDNNDPMHVGGHILAGFESEITLSPQERDALYLLVLGRFAQSLVIGRYVVQFYPDNEEYLMTTSKTGWMLLHQLWELSEEAVQKVWFETADSYLSP; from the exons ATGTCCAACTCAGAGAAAGCCATTCTAGTCAAGCCCTCACTAAATGAGACCCAGGTGGTGGAGCTGGTAGGACAGTTGTATGGTCTGAAAGTCTCAGAGGTCCAACCAATGCCCAGCTACGATGACCAGAACTTTCACATTCAGGTAGCTGAGACCCAAGCAAGCGGGGATCACAGAAGGAGCTATGTCCTCAAAGTCCTGAACGCCACCGACAGCCAGGATGTAGATTTGGTGGAAGTACAAACACGAGTCATGATGTTCTTGAAGCAGAAAGGTTTTCCTGCCCCCACACCCATCCCAACCACTGATGGCAGGATTATGTCGCTGGAGACGATTA ATTCTGGTCAAGAATGTAAGACCCATATGGTCCGCTTGCTGACCTATTTACCGGGAATTCCGCTGCAGCAGATCCCTGCAGACCCACCGATCTTGTACAAGGTTGGGCAAGCTCTCGCTCAGATTAATAAGGTTCTCAAA GAATTCCAGCATCCCAAACTGAAGAGTCTACAGAGAGATTCCTTCGACTGGAAACTTACAAACATTCACCAGCTGAACAAGTACCTATACACACTGAAGGACAGTGAGCGCAAAATTGTGGAGCAAATTATTCAGCAAATTCTAGAGAAGGTGCTTCCAAATATCAAGAACTTTCATGAAA GCATCAATCATGGAGACTTCAGTCACACCAACGTTCTCGTGCAGCCTCGTCATTCATCAGCCGATCGCTCCAACCCAGGTCACCTGCAACAGGAGTTGGACATCTCTGGCATTCTTGACTTCAGTGACATGAACTGTGGTTACTGTGTGTGTGACCTGGCCATATGCATAATGTACATGATGCTGGACAACAACGATCCCATGCATGTGGGGGGCCATATTCTCGCGGGCTTTGAAAGTGAGATAACTTTATCTCCCCAGGAGAGGGATGCCTTGTATTTGCTGGTTCTTGGCAGGTTTGCTCAGTCGCTGGTTATAGGGAGATACGTGGTCCAGTTTTACCCAGACAATGAGGAATACCTTATGACCACATCAAAAACTGGTTGGATGCTTTTGCATCAACTCTGGGAATTGAGTGAAGAAGCAGTGCAGAAAGTTTGGTTTGAGACGGCTGACTCCTACCTCAGTCCATGA